From one Culex quinquefasciatus strain JHB chromosome 3, VPISU_Cqui_1.0_pri_paternal, whole genome shotgun sequence genomic stretch:
- the LOC6050267 gene encoding NAD-dependent protein deacetylase Sirt6, with amino-acid sequence MSCNYAEGLSDYKHKGILGVPEVFDDEEAINEKCDQLAKWILGSKHVVVHTGAGISTSAGIPDFRGPNGVWTLEKRGEKPTVNVAFDEAIPTATHMGLKALVEAGHIKYVVSQNIDGLHMRSGLQRKNLAELHGNMFIEQCLKCRRQYVRATPAPTVGKKLTGDVCRGTKNSRACRGGNLIDNILDWEHDLPESDLDLSFMHSTLADLNICLGTTLQIVPSGNLPLRNKRYGGRLVICNLQPTKHDKKADLIISTYVDTIIQKVAKKLGVEIPAYTPDMDPTKEKPTTSLEWTIPTDEVKALDKIYAKTVKELAKTKKKTASSARDEKEEFKFKAKKLKKDTSGEGGREGEMIKVENELNY; translated from the exons GTTTTCGACGACGAAGAAGCTATAAACGAGAAATGTGACCAGTTGGCAAAATGGATCCTAGGATCGAAGCACGTCGTAGTTCATACGGGTGCTGGCATAAGCACAAGCGCTGGCATTCCGGACTTTCGCGGACCAAACGGTGTCTGGACGCTGGAGAAGCGCGGTGAGAAACCCACGGTAAACGTTGCCTTTGACGAGGCCATCCCCACGGCCACCCACATGGGGCTGAAGGCCCTGGTGGAAGCTGGCCACATCAAGTACGTTGTCAGTCAGAACATCGACGGGCTGCACATGCGATCCGGTCTGCAGCGAAAGAACCTGGCAGAACTGCACGGAAACATGTTCATCGAACAGTGTCTGAAATGTCGCCGGCAGTACGTGAGGGCCACACCTGCGCCAACGGTGGGGAAAAAGCTTACCGGAGACGTCTGCCGGGGAACCAAAAATAGCCGAGCCTGCCGCGGAGGCAACCTGATTGATAACATTCTGGACTGGGAGCACGACTTGCCGGAAAGCGATCTGGATTTGTCGTTTATGCACTCCACTCTGGCAGATCTGAACATTTGTCTCGGAACCACGCTGCAAATCGTCCCCAGTGGGAATCTGCCCCTGCGGAATAAACGCTACGGCGGACGGTTGGTCATTTGCAACTTGCAACCAACGAAGCAT GACAAAAAAGCCGATCTCATAATCTCGACGTACGTGGATACGATCATCCAGAAAGTGGCGAAAAAGCTGGGCGTTGAAATCCCCGCCTACACGCCCGACATGGATCCCACCAAAGAGAAACCGACCACGAGTCTTGAGTGGACCATACCGACGGACGAGGTAAAAGCGCTGGACAAGATTTACGCCAAAACGGTCAAAGAGCTTGCCAAGACGAAGAAAAAGACGGCGAGTTCTGCTCGGGATGAAAAGGAGGAGTTTAAATTTAAGGCCAAAAAGCTGAAAAAGGATACCTCGGGTGAAGGAGGTAGAGAGGGGGAGATGATTAAAGTGGAAAATGAATTAAATTACTAG
- the LOC6050268 gene encoding mitochondrial import inner membrane translocase subunit Tim29 has protein sequence MWFRNVRFASSLSRNSNTSNIEALKQKRTELLARLEALEVPEKYKGTIWEKWAKYWKNLVIDYKEMIVDTGRTMRQRPVRSGIYLSLLGASYYCGVRNPDERDFIERFRHYGNELSLVHPASQNPEATRHIQFLQRCYNEGIVRRLSLGVVSFIWVDNYDRAVAVYKAICPYLQPRYMTFHERVVDIGFNNRWWLLERKMEDYDVNEENL, from the coding sequence ATGTGGTTCCGGAACGTCCGCTTCGCCTCGTCCCTCTCCCGGAACAGCAACACCAGCAACATTGAAGCACTCAAGCAGAAACGCACCGAACTGCTGGCCCGCCTCGAGGCGCTCGAAGTGCCGGAAAAGTACAAGGGAACCATCTGGGAGAAGTGGGCCAAATACTGGAAGAACCTCGTAATCGACTACAAGGAGATGATCGTCGACACGGGCCGCACCATGCGCCAGCGACCGGTCCGCAGCGGGATCTACCTGTCGCTGCTGGGTGCCAGCTACTACTGCGGTGTCCGCAATCCGGACGAGCGGGACTTTATCGAGCGGTTCCGCCACTACGGCAACGAACTATCGCTGGTGCATCCGGCCAGCCAGAATCCGGAAGCGACCCGACACATTCAGTTCCTGCAGCGGTGCTACAACGAGGGCATCGTCCGACGGTTATCGCTCGGGGTGGTTTCGTTCATCTGGGTGGACAATTACGACCGGGCCGTTGCGGTGTACAAAGCCATCTGTCCGTACCTACAGCCCCGGTACATGACCTTTCACGAGCGCGTCGTCGACATCGGGTTCAACAACCGGTGGTGGCTGCTGGAGCGGAAGATGGAGGATTATGACGTGAATGAGGAGAATCTGTAG